A stretch of the Bacillus sp. FJAT-18017 genome encodes the following:
- a CDS encoding YfkD family protein produces MKKLGALILTVTFALLLISPAAAEKSQPKTVIPEGAMNITKENTYPNPNQDEPLLQPSELAKRLIDTTKVKIENPNLIRMLNETSINSTPFALGYKAIIYLGQWPLNYESAETSPNWEFQKINTNYFDNRGGEKPYQIHYVQESQKVIKGGLTAKIPNADEVKKMMLIKASRKSKLPLAFETVVGLGTKKDQIYNIPRKRLGYLYAYAPAINEKGKVTYGEVYLVLKGNKKSIVVKNVTSQGIGAWIPIQDYVSFSFAASERPR; encoded by the coding sequence GTGAAAAAATTAGGTGCGCTCATTCTTACAGTTACTTTTGCACTTTTGCTCATTTCGCCGGCTGCTGCTGAAAAAAGCCAGCCGAAAACAGTCATTCCAGAAGGTGCTATGAATATCACAAAAGAAAATACGTACCCGAATCCGAACCAGGATGAACCACTGCTTCAGCCAAGCGAGCTAGCCAAGCGGCTCATTGATACGACCAAGGTGAAGATTGAGAATCCTAACCTGATCCGGATGCTCAATGAAACGAGTATTAATAGCACGCCATTTGCACTGGGTTATAAGGCAATCATTTATCTCGGCCAATGGCCACTCAATTATGAATCAGCCGAAACATCACCAAATTGGGAATTCCAAAAAATTAACACGAACTATTTCGACAATCGCGGCGGTGAAAAGCCGTACCAAATCCATTATGTCCAGGAGTCCCAGAAGGTTATCAAGGGCGGCCTGACAGCGAAAATTCCAAACGCCGACGAAGTAAAGAAGATGATGTTAATTAAAGCTTCCCGCAAATCAAAGCTTCCTCTCGCGTTTGAGACTGTAGTCGGTCTAGGAACGAAAAAAGATCAAATTTACAACATTCCTAGGAAACGTCTTGGTTACTTGTACGCTTATGCCCCAGCCATAAACGAAAAAGGAAAGGTAACATACGGCGAGGTATATCTTGTCCTAAAAGGAAACAAGAAATCGATTGTTGTTAAAAATGTTACTTCCCAGGGAATTGGAGCATGGATCCCGATTCAGGACTACGTTTCCTTCAGTTTCGCAGCGAGCGAACGCCCAAGATAA
- a CDS encoding YczE/YyaS/YitT family protein codes for MAFFYRTSFFIIGLIILTFGVSLTIVADVGAGAWDALNVGLSETFGLTVGNWVMIVAAILMVVNAFLHKKKPELLAFVLLFSVGPMIDVWLLFVLNEWTPEKLTVKMIGFLAGLVIISIGAAIYLQAKFPLLPIDNFMMGIKNRFNISITIAKTATELLALMLALLVGGPIGIGTLIVTFAIGPIIDLFYPIFERIFYKLMAASA; via the coding sequence ATGGCATTTTTCTACAGGACATCATTTTTTATTATTGGCCTTATTATTCTAACCTTTGGGGTTTCCCTGACAATTGTGGCTGATGTTGGCGCGGGGGCGTGGGATGCCCTGAATGTCGGGTTATCCGAGACATTCGGGCTTACTGTAGGAAATTGGGTTATGATTGTTGCTGCTATTTTAATGGTTGTCAATGCGTTTTTACATAAAAAGAAGCCCGAGCTGCTTGCTTTTGTTCTGCTGTTCTCAGTTGGCCCGATGATTGATGTCTGGCTGCTATTTGTTCTAAATGAATGGACACCTGAGAAATTAACCGTGAAAATGATTGGATTTCTTGCAGGGTTGGTCATTATTAGTATTGGTGCAGCTATATATTTGCAGGCAAAATTTCCGTTGCTTCCTATCGATAATTTCATGATGGGAATCAAAAACCGATTTAATATCAGTATCACAATCGCAAAAACAGCCACAGAACTATTGGCGTTAATGCTTGCCTTGCTTGTAGGCGGCCCGATTGGGATAGGAACTTTGATCGTTACCTTTGCGATTGGCCCGATCATTGATCTCTTCTATCCTATTTTTGAACGTATTTTTTACAAACTGATGGCTGCCAGCGCGTGA